A window of Chitinophaga sp. MM2321 contains these coding sequences:
- a CDS encoding RagB/SusD family nutrient uptake outer membrane protein yields MKIKHIKLSVLVIAILVAFGGCRKEGSFLDKAESGGMSESVAFSTYLNTNGFLAGIYQGLFHDEWMPLYGFSYGNVTDEAYCPYPQNDASVIFRNGSLSSTSNPLDRWGALYALIRKTHIFLRNIDNVPSETTKQGDELKRMKGEAYFIRAYCYFELFKRYGGVPVIDYVMEVTDDFNVPRNTAEEVVAFIEENCNLAADILPPTYTSSDLGRATKGAALMLKSRALLYLASPLHNKGNEVGRWTKAADAAKAVIDLGLYSLNNNYVNLFHTRFSNEVIFQSTVNFNSNGGGWNDWQQQNTIQREWGWANNQPSHNLVEAYEMKNGLPITDPASGYNSLDPYKDRDPRLGLTIYHNGSIWKERNDEPRIETFVGGIDGIYNGPDGGPQKYSYTQTGYYLGNKMLDPNGDMQPWPGHVGSNYWIFMRYGEALLNYAEAQNEVLAAPDQTVYKAINDIRGRVGIGMPDLPAGLSKDQMRARIRHERRIELAFENFRFWDVRRWGIGESVFKTIYGMRITKKNDASLSYEKFQLESRVYRPAFDLFPIPQSEMNRNTALVQNAGYN; encoded by the coding sequence ATGAAGATTAAACATATAAAATTATCAGTGCTGGTCATCGCAATACTGGTCGCTTTTGGTGGTTGCAGGAAGGAGGGTTCTTTCCTTGATAAAGCGGAGAGTGGTGGTATGTCAGAATCGGTTGCTTTCTCTACTTATCTCAATACAAATGGCTTTCTGGCGGGCATTTATCAAGGGCTCTTTCACGACGAATGGATGCCGCTATACGGTTTCAGTTATGGTAATGTAACCGATGAAGCTTATTGCCCCTATCCGCAGAACGATGCGAGCGTTATATTCAGAAACGGTTCGCTTTCATCTACCTCCAATCCGCTGGACAGGTGGGGAGCACTATATGCGCTGATCAGGAAAACACACATCTTTCTGCGCAATATTGATAATGTGCCTTCGGAAACTACCAAGCAGGGTGATGAACTGAAAAGGATGAAAGGGGAAGCCTACTTTATCCGTGCCTATTGCTACTTTGAATTGTTTAAACGCTATGGTGGCGTTCCGGTGATCGATTATGTAATGGAAGTAACAGACGACTTCAACGTTCCCCGGAATACTGCTGAAGAAGTGGTTGCTTTTATTGAGGAAAACTGTAATCTCGCTGCTGACATCCTTCCGCCAACTTATACCTCTTCCGATTTGGGCAGAGCTACCAAAGGAGCTGCTTTAATGCTCAAATCCCGCGCATTACTTTACCTCGCAAGCCCGCTTCATAACAAAGGTAATGAAGTAGGCAGATGGACGAAGGCAGCAGATGCTGCCAAAGCAGTGATAGACCTGGGCCTTTATTCACTGAATAATAATTATGTAAATCTCTTTCATACCCGCTTTTCCAATGAGGTAATTTTCCAGTCCACCGTGAACTTTAATTCAAATGGCGGCGGCTGGAACGACTGGCAGCAACAGAACACGATTCAGCGTGAATGGGGCTGGGCTAACAATCAGCCTTCCCATAACCTGGTAGAAGCATATGAAATGAAAAACGGGCTGCCAATCACCGACCCTGCTTCGGGGTATAACAGCCTTGATCCTTACAAGGATCGTGACCCAAGGTTGGGACTTACCATTTACCATAACGGCAGCATATGGAAAGAACGGAATGATGAACCACGTATAGAAACTTTTGTTGGTGGCATAGACGGTATTTATAACGGACCAGATGGCGGTCCTCAGAAATATTCTTATACACAAACAGGGTATTATCTCGGCAACAAAATGCTGGACCCCAACGGTGATATGCAGCCATGGCCCGGCCATGTAGGTAGTAATTACTGGATATTTATGCGTTATGGAGAGGCGTTGCTGAACTATGCAGAAGCACAGAATGAAGTACTTGCCGCACCGGATCAAACAGTGTATAAAGCCATCAACGATATTCGTGGCCGTGTAGGCATAGGCATGCCCGACCTGCCCGCAGGACTCTCCAAAGATCAGATGCGTGCGCGTATCCGGCATGAAAGAAGAATTGAACTGGCCTTTGAAAATTTCCGCTTTTGGGATGTGAGAAGATGGGGTATCGGGGAAAGTGTATTTAAAACCATTTACGGGATGCGGATCACTAAGAAGAATGATGCTTCTCTCTCGTACGAAAAATTCCAGCTGGAGAGCCGTGTTTATCGCCCTGCTTTTGACCTGTTTCCTATTCCGCAATCGGAAATGAACAGGAACACAGCATTGGTGCAGAATGCGGGCTATAATTAA
- a CDS encoding TonB-dependent receptor, with the protein MKLSAIFLLVGCLQLSAAAYSQEKYFTLSFDQVPLEKVFASVKQQGDYLFLYNNENINKAGARVSVNLEAATIKQVMDACMKGLPLSYRIIDKTVIITPGEVAPAEVVQDIRISGTVKDSTGKPLIGVSVGVEGTSKGTVTNENGHFALDGVKQDAFLVFSYVGFTSQRISVGGRSGIEIILKENNTGLNEVVVLGFGQTQKKIAQTGAIASLSTKELMQSPVANITNALAGRMPGLISIQRSGEPGADASTLFLRGRATLNSTAPLVTIDGIQKEYNAISLLDANEIETISILKDASATALYGVKGANGVIIITTRRGKLGKPRMNARVQRAVQTAIRLPKFADSYGFATLRNEAYLNDNPGGSSLPFSEEALEAYRTHADPYRYPDVDWVKEMMKSSNLTQANFDISGGTTLVKYFVNVGYTDQDGLFRLEKMPNYDPNIKYKRYNFRSNIDIEFDKDFSLSMNLFGAIENKNGPRRSTGELFSALMWVPPLATPIKYPTGVYGYSSTYGGGNPIGDVQQAGYKEAFNSSLSGKISATRKMDFITKGLSVKGNFSFDGYFRNNVERGRTGYFAFYEGGDLMDPLSYRYQNTKDAPLGPPWSTTDQSRDTWLDFSLNYERLYGKKGEHNVTGFLLANRQQRVISGQIPFVSQGLVGRLAYGFRNKYFAEFNAGLNGTDNFSKGNRYGFFPSYSAAWVLSEESFMKGSSVVDFLKLRASYGSVGNDQLPGRRWLFIGEFNPGGGYNFGDPASNTDGVQEGPMPNSLVTWETSKKTNLGLEVRLLGDLLGMTLDVFKEKRSDMLVTRGTIPAMVGVPTGNLPPANMGRTENKGFELELRHQRTVKKDLTYFVNGNLTYARNKILFMDEENRAYDYLYRTGHPIGQIYGLTALGFFNDKAEIAAAPPQFGTVIPGDIRYLDRNNDGVIDQNDQGPIGRSDVPEVFYGISGGVNWKNLDFSFLLQGAGNFNVMFSARGAWEFQNGGKVLESHLNRWTPETAATASYPAIHSGTNANNHNASTFFLKDASYMRLKNMEIGYTFRQLWLKNGRGISSLRIYANGMNLYTWDKIGGDFDPEAPSGEGAIYPQQRVINIGASVGF; encoded by the coding sequence ATGAAATTGTCTGCTATCTTCTTACTTGTCGGCTGCCTGCAATTATCGGCAGCGGCTTACTCACAGGAAAAGTATTTTACACTATCATTCGACCAGGTACCTTTGGAAAAGGTATTTGCATCGGTCAAGCAGCAAGGTGATTATTTATTTCTTTATAATAACGAGAATATCAACAAAGCCGGCGCCCGTGTTTCCGTAAACCTGGAAGCGGCTACCATCAAGCAGGTGATGGATGCCTGTATGAAAGGCTTACCGCTTTCCTATAGGATCATTGATAAAACCGTGATCATAACACCCGGAGAAGTGGCGCCTGCGGAAGTGGTGCAGGATATTCGTATTAGCGGCACCGTGAAGGACAGCACAGGCAAACCGCTCATTGGCGTATCCGTTGGTGTGGAAGGTACGAGCAAAGGAACCGTTACCAATGAAAACGGCCATTTTGCACTGGATGGTGTGAAACAGGATGCCTTCCTCGTATTCAGCTATGTAGGGTTTACCAGTCAGCGTATATCCGTTGGCGGTAGAAGCGGCATAGAGATTATCCTGAAAGAAAATAATACCGGGCTTAATGAAGTGGTCGTGTTGGGCTTTGGACAAACACAAAAGAAGATTGCGCAAACAGGCGCTATTGCTTCGCTTAGCACCAAAGAACTGATGCAGAGCCCTGTTGCCAATATTACAAATGCGCTGGCAGGAAGGATGCCGGGCCTCATCTCTATTCAACGTTCCGGCGAACCGGGTGCAGATGCTTCTACGCTCTTTCTAAGAGGAAGAGCTACCCTCAATAGTACGGCGCCATTGGTAACCATAGATGGGATCCAGAAAGAATATAATGCTATCTCCCTGCTGGATGCCAACGAAATTGAAACAATCTCCATTTTAAAAGATGCATCTGCTACTGCGTTATATGGCGTAAAAGGCGCTAACGGCGTTATCATTATTACCACAAGACGCGGCAAATTAGGAAAGCCAAGAATGAACGCAAGAGTGCAACGCGCAGTTCAAACAGCGATACGGTTGCCTAAGTTTGCTGATTCCTACGGTTTCGCCACACTTCGCAACGAGGCCTATCTGAATGATAACCCGGGCGGCTCTTCGCTTCCTTTCTCTGAGGAGGCGCTGGAAGCATACCGCACACATGCTGATCCTTACCGGTATCCTGATGTAGACTGGGTAAAGGAAATGATGAAAAGCTCAAACCTTACACAGGCAAACTTTGATATCAGCGGCGGTACTACACTCGTAAAGTATTTTGTGAACGTAGGCTATACCGACCAGGATGGTTTGTTCAGGCTTGAAAAAATGCCGAACTATGATCCAAATATCAAATACAAGCGATATAACTTCCGTTCCAATATTGATATTGAATTTGATAAGGACTTCTCTCTCAGTATGAACCTGTTTGGTGCTATCGAAAACAAGAACGGGCCCAGAAGGTCTACCGGCGAACTATTCAGTGCACTCATGTGGGTACCGCCATTGGCTACACCGATTAAATATCCTACCGGTGTATATGGCTATTCTTCTACTTATGGCGGCGGTAACCCAATCGGGGATGTACAGCAGGCCGGTTACAAGGAAGCCTTTAACTCTTCACTTTCAGGTAAGATTTCAGCTACCCGGAAAATGGATTTTATAACGAAAGGGCTTTCCGTAAAAGGCAATTTTTCCTTCGACGGCTATTTCAGGAATAACGTAGAAAGAGGCAGGACCGGATATTTTGCTTTCTATGAAGGCGGTGATCTGATGGACCCACTGAGCTACCGTTACCAGAATACCAAAGACGCACCACTGGGACCACCATGGTCTACTACAGATCAGAGTCGCGATACTTGGCTCGACTTTTCACTGAACTATGAAAGACTATACGGAAAAAAAGGAGAGCACAATGTGACCGGCTTCCTGCTGGCAAACCGCCAGCAAAGAGTGATCAGCGGGCAAATCCCTTTTGTTTCACAGGGCCTGGTAGGCAGACTTGCCTATGGTTTCCGCAATAAATATTTTGCAGAATTTAATGCCGGTCTGAATGGTACGGATAATTTCTCTAAAGGAAACCGTTATGGATTCTTCCCTTCTTATTCCGCTGCGTGGGTATTATCAGAAGAGTCTTTCATGAAGGGCAGCAGCGTGGTTGATTTTCTGAAGCTGCGGGCTTCTTACGGATCAGTAGGTAATGATCAGTTACCCGGACGGCGCTGGTTATTCATCGGTGAATTTAATCCCGGTGGTGGTTACAACTTCGGTGACCCCGCTTCGAATACAGACGGTGTGCAGGAAGGACCTATGCCTAATTCACTGGTGACCTGGGAAACTTCAAAGAAAACAAACCTGGGCCTGGAAGTACGGCTGCTCGGTGATTTGCTGGGTATGACATTGGATGTTTTTAAGGAGAAAAGATCAGACATGTTGGTAACAAGGGGCACTATCCCCGCTATGGTGGGCGTACCCACTGGCAACCTGCCACCTGCCAATATGGGCAGAACAGAAAATAAGGGATTTGAATTGGAGTTAAGACACCAGCGCACAGTTAAGAAAGATCTCACTTACTTCGTTAATGGTAACCTCACTTATGCGCGCAACAAAATCCTGTTTATGGATGAAGAGAACCGCGCTTATGATTATTTATACCGCACGGGCCATCCCATTGGCCAGATATATGGCCTCACCGCCCTGGGCTTTTTTAACGACAAAGCGGAAATTGCTGCGGCCCCCCCGCAATTCGGTACGGTTATACCGGGAGACATCCGGTACCTGGATAGAAACAACGATGGTGTAATAGATCAGAACGATCAGGGACCTATCGGAAGAAGTGATGTACCCGAAGTGTTCTATGGTATTTCCGGTGGTGTTAACTGGAAGAACCTGGACTTCAGCTTTCTTTTGCAAGGCGCCGGAAATTTCAATGTAATGTTCTCCGCCCGCGGTGCCTGGGAGTTTCAGAATGGCGGTAAAGTGCTGGAGTCGCACCTCAATCGCTGGACACCTGAAACCGCTGCAACAGCGTCTTATCCTGCTATACACTCCGGTACAAATGCCAACAACCACAACGCTTCTACTTTTTTCCTGAAAGATGCCAGCTATATGCGTTTGAAGAATATGGAGATCGGCTACACCTTCAGACAACTGTGGTTGAAAAACGGGAGAGGAATTTCTTCCCTCCGGATCTATGCTAACGGCATGAACCTCTATACCTGGGATAAAATAGGGGGTGACTTTGATCCGGAAGCACCGAGTGGTGAGGGCGCCATCTATCCGCAACAAAGGGTCATCAATATTGGTGCATCTGTTGGATTCTAA
- a CDS encoding FecR domain-containing protein, whose amino-acid sequence MQSLLGISGIIEKYIRTGLDEEEQVKLNAWLGEDEANAALFRQLTDEHVMKQHLDELDAIDIAKGWNAFQERKTGQETNIRDIRKARWWKYAAAILLPLVIASGMLFFNKEKQDNDYEYTPTALRYHNDVEPGGNKAVLILSNGEKVILDGDSLASLGERDGARLQNDSARLVYEKGFSQPGEVVFNTLTTPVGGTYSVVLSDGTRIWLNAMSSIRYPTHFTGSERTVFLKGEAYFEVARNVHQRFIVETAEDVRIEVLGTHFNVMAYNNEKEIVTTLLEGQVQLKYGSSSPTYNLRPGFHAVFNKQQQLMDIARVDVDGAVAWKNNLFLFNNDNLEDIMKQLERWYDITVEYKLKTKPKSHFTGGMRRMENISKVLEMLELTGGAHFEIEGRRIIVTSP is encoded by the coding sequence ATGCAATCCCTTCTAGGGATAAGCGGGATTATTGAGAAATATATCCGTACTGGCCTTGATGAAGAGGAGCAAGTGAAATTGAATGCCTGGCTCGGTGAAGATGAAGCCAATGCTGCGCTTTTCAGGCAACTGACAGATGAGCATGTAATGAAACAGCACCTGGATGAGCTGGATGCGATTGATATAGCAAAGGGCTGGAATGCTTTCCAGGAAAGGAAAACAGGGCAGGAAACAAATATCCGCGATATCCGGAAAGCACGCTGGTGGAAATATGCAGCGGCTATTCTCTTGCCACTGGTTATTGCTTCGGGGATGCTGTTTTTTAATAAAGAGAAACAAGATAACGATTACGAATACACGCCTACAGCCTTGCGTTATCATAATGATGTGGAGCCTGGCGGTAACAAGGCAGTACTGATACTGAGCAACGGGGAAAAAGTAATACTGGACGGTGATTCCCTGGCCAGTCTGGGTGAAAGAGATGGCGCCCGGCTGCAAAATGATTCGGCCAGACTGGTATATGAAAAAGGATTTTCCCAGCCGGGAGAAGTGGTATTTAATACGCTCACCACACCGGTAGGCGGAACATATTCCGTGGTGTTGTCAGACGGCACACGTATATGGCTCAACGCCATGTCATCCATCAGGTACCCTACCCATTTTACAGGAAGTGAACGGACTGTTTTTCTGAAAGGGGAAGCCTATTTCGAAGTAGCGCGTAATGTGCACCAACGCTTTATTGTAGAAACAGCGGAAGATGTGAGGATAGAGGTGCTGGGCACTCATTTTAATGTGATGGCCTATAATAACGAAAAGGAAATTGTCACTACTTTGCTGGAAGGCCAGGTGCAGTTAAAATATGGATCAAGCTCTCCAACCTATAACCTCCGGCCGGGTTTTCATGCAGTATTTAACAAACAGCAGCAGCTGATGGACATAGCCAGAGTGGATGTAGACGGGGCCGTTGCCTGGAAAAACAATCTGTTCCTGTTTAATAACGACAACCTGGAAGATATCATGAAGCAGCTGGAACGTTGGTATGATATAACGGTAGAATATAAGTTGAAAACAAAACCGAAAAGTCATTTTACGGGTGGGATGCGAAGGATGGAAAATATATCAAAGGTGCTGGAAATGCTGGAACTTACCGGCGGCGCCCATTTCGAGATAGAAGGAAGACGAATTATCGTTACTTCTCCATAA
- a CDS encoding RNA polymerase sigma-70 factor, giving the protein MENSPEYTFVRHMADNKEGATSYLFELLYSRLCFFAGKMTGDMTIAEDLVQEAFFKIWKTGREFQELNVAKAFLYTMVRNDCLNHLKHSQVQQKYATEQLHRKAYTEPDVTQAIITAEVTGELHYAIGQLPPECRKIIKLSYLDELSNQEIADTLQLSLQTVKNQKSRGYKLLRGILNERLLPLFLLLGL; this is encoded by the coding sequence TTGGAAAATTCTCCGGAATATACTTTCGTACGTCATATGGCAGATAACAAAGAGGGTGCTACCAGCTACCTGTTTGAGCTGCTTTATTCCCGTCTGTGCTTCTTTGCAGGCAAAATGACGGGTGATATGACCATCGCGGAAGACCTGGTACAGGAGGCCTTTTTCAAGATATGGAAAACAGGCAGGGAATTTCAGGAACTGAATGTAGCAAAAGCCTTTTTATATACAATGGTGCGCAATGACTGCCTCAATCACCTCAAACATTCCCAGGTGCAGCAAAAATATGCGACTGAGCAATTGCACAGAAAAGCATATACAGAGCCGGATGTTACACAGGCTATCATTACAGCGGAAGTTACCGGTGAACTGCATTATGCTATTGGCCAGCTTCCCCCGGAGTGCAGGAAAATTATCAAGCTGAGTTACCTGGATGAATTGTCGAACCAGGAGATCGCTGATACACTGCAGTTATCCCTCCAAACGGTTAAGAATCAGAAAAGCCGTGGCTACAAGCTGTTACGGGGTATTTTGAACGAGCGTTTACTACCACTTTTTTTATTGCTTGGATTATAA
- a CDS encoding PorP/SprF family type IX secretion system membrane protein translates to MRRYYKLFFLLLTGCLSASCVFSQDVGFSQFYDQPLLRNPALAGIFTGDIRVTASYRNQWQSVTVPYRTFGLSTEVKFPVNITSDDNVTIGLQLLRDVAGTSQFNTTQIMPVINYSLPLSRERNSYLSLAFMGGSMQQRFDPTKLVFNDQFVAGSNGSFSVLPYTSQVFNNTSVNYFDLSTGLSYNGVIKEDIDYFIGAGLFHITKPKVGFFESNTIVLNRKFALNAGLSLPTSETDRFIFYADYFKQFAERFTPVKISTLQVGAMLSRDLFVGGGEQTITGGILYRMNDAIIPVIQWQQSRFMIGISYDVNIDKLAVAAQHRGGFELVLSYRDFLNNRQSERRQTMCPRFPM, encoded by the coding sequence ATGAGACGGTATTATAAACTATTCTTTTTACTATTGACAGGTTGTCTGTCTGCTTCCTGTGTGTTTTCACAGGACGTAGGTTTCTCTCAGTTTTATGATCAGCCGCTCTTGCGTAATCCTGCATTAGCGGGTATTTTTACGGGAGATATCCGGGTAACAGCCTCCTACAGGAACCAGTGGCAAAGTGTTACTGTTCCGTATAGAACATTTGGATTAAGTACGGAAGTAAAGTTTCCTGTCAATATTACAAGTGATGATAACGTTACGATTGGTCTTCAGCTGCTCAGGGATGTTGCAGGTACTTCCCAGTTCAATACAACGCAGATAATGCCCGTCATTAATTATAGTTTACCGCTAAGCAGGGAACGTAATTCTTATTTATCGCTGGCCTTTATGGGCGGTTCTATGCAACAACGTTTTGATCCCACCAAACTGGTGTTTAACGATCAGTTTGTTGCCGGCAGTAATGGTAGCTTTAGCGTGCTGCCTTATACCAGCCAGGTCTTTAACAATACCAGTGTTAACTATTTTGACCTGTCTACCGGCTTAAGTTATAATGGTGTTATCAAAGAGGATATAGATTATTTTATTGGCGCAGGATTATTTCATATTACAAAGCCCAAGGTGGGTTTTTTCGAAAGTAATACAATCGTGTTGAACAGAAAATTTGCTTTGAATGCAGGGCTATCTCTTCCCACCAGCGAAACGGACCGGTTTATATTTTATGCAGATTATTTTAAACAGTTTGCTGAAAGGTTTACACCCGTAAAGATCAGCACACTGCAGGTGGGCGCCATGCTTAGCCGTGATCTTTTTGTAGGAGGGGGAGAGCAAACGATTACCGGTGGAATTTTGTATCGGATGAATGATGCGATTATACCGGTTATTCAATGGCAACAATCTAGATTTATGATTGGTATCAGTTACGATGTCAATATTGATAAGTTGGCCGTCGCTGCGCAACATCGTGGTGGATTTGAATTGGTGTTGTCTTATAGAGATTTTTTAAACAACCGTCAAAGTGAGAGAAGACAAACTATGTGTCCGAGGTTTCCTATGTAG